In a single window of the Alphaproteobacteria bacterium LSUCC0684 genome:
- a CDS encoding N,N-dimethylformamidase beta subunit family domain-containing protein, with translation MKDVFIAGYSDRLSARPGETIRFSVSSHATSSFSASLHRSICADPNPEGPGIIEEDASAYFPQASFPSRVQPIHPGSCAETTTSLDVKASSEFEVNFWFMPGVITGGNQIMFAWGGLSIFLKKDGRVAAEFAHNLLVTSASAVRKRRWYKCTLHLTKEGTVTLTLASKAESKGQEETRTGETSSGKMEKPVFSALSGQRAPLRIAAGFGEARQHFNGKIEAPQILADGEIAAAWDFSVNIPSLIVKATRGPDLILYNAPTRGVTGRKWDASEFCWKHKPEHYAAIHFHDDDIYDFNWECDFEFTIPADMPSGIYVMRIEAEDHYDAMPFFVCPPLGKPGSDLCLLVSTFTYTVYGNHARPDFNPTWIERINKWKAYPHNPAEHPDYGLSTYNTHRDGSGICHASHKRVLFNLRPGYSTFGESTCSGLRHFQADSHLVAWLHHQGITYDIITDDELDRDGLTAISSYKTVMTGSHPEYHTASMIDALKEYRDDGGRLIYLGGNGFYWRIVRHSEDPSLIEIRRSEDGLRAWAAEPGEYYNAFDGSYGGLWRRNGRPPQQLVGIGFTAQGNFVGMPYKRTCFDPEFDWVFDGIETDTLGDFGFSGHGAAGFELDRVDENLDEGENITVLAQSFDRDKRFILVPEEVLTHLTNLSGGPEDEVRRADMVYFKTASGGEVFGVGSITFCGSLPWNNFENNISTLLANVIRKFRSG, from the coding sequence TTGAAAGATGTTTTCATAGCAGGATATAGCGACCGACTTTCTGCAAGACCGGGTGAAACGATACGGTTTTCTGTATCCAGCCATGCAACATCCTCATTTTCAGCAAGCCTGCATCGATCGATCTGCGCGGACCCTAACCCTGAAGGGCCGGGAATTATCGAAGAAGATGCAAGCGCATATTTCCCGCAAGCCAGTTTCCCCTCGCGTGTGCAGCCTATCCATCCCGGGTCCTGTGCCGAGACAACCACATCTCTTGACGTGAAGGCGTCATCTGAGTTTGAGGTGAATTTCTGGTTCATGCCAGGGGTTATTACGGGCGGTAACCAGATCATGTTTGCCTGGGGTGGTCTGTCTATTTTCCTGAAAAAGGATGGCCGAGTTGCCGCCGAATTCGCCCATAATCTGCTGGTAACGTCGGCTTCGGCCGTCCGCAAGCGGCGCTGGTATAAATGCACGCTGCACCTAACCAAAGAGGGGACGGTGACACTTACCCTCGCCAGCAAGGCTGAAAGCAAAGGCCAAGAGGAGACCAGAACAGGTGAGACCAGCAGCGGCAAAATGGAAAAACCTGTTTTTTCAGCCTTGAGCGGCCAGCGCGCTCCTCTTCGCATTGCTGCCGGGTTCGGTGAGGCGCGCCAGCATTTCAACGGCAAGATTGAAGCACCGCAAATCCTTGCTGATGGCGAGATTGCCGCTGCCTGGGATTTTTCCGTCAATATCCCTTCCCTTATCGTCAAGGCAACCCGGGGGCCGGACCTGATCCTCTACAATGCCCCGACAAGGGGCGTTACCGGCAGGAAATGGGATGCGAGTGAATTCTGCTGGAAACACAAGCCAGAACATTATGCAGCCATTCATTTTCACGATGACGATATCTATGACTTCAACTGGGAATGCGATTTCGAGTTCACCATCCCGGCGGATATGCCATCAGGCATTTATGTGATGCGGATTGAGGCAGAAGACCATTATGACGCAATGCCCTTTTTTGTCTGCCCGCCCCTGGGCAAGCCAGGGTCAGATCTGTGCCTCCTGGTTTCAACCTTCACCTATACGGTTTACGGCAACCATGCCCGGCCCGATTTCAACCCAACCTGGATTGAGCGGATCAACAAATGGAAGGCGTATCCCCATAACCCGGCGGAACATCCCGATTATGGACTTTCCACCTACAACACCCATAGAGATGGTTCCGGGATCTGCCATGCATCCCACAAGCGCGTGCTGTTCAATCTCAGGCCCGGCTATTCGACCTTTGGCGAGTCAACCTGTTCAGGGCTTCGGCATTTTCAGGCCGACAGCCACCTTGTTGCATGGCTGCATCATCAGGGGATCACCTATGATATCATTACCGATGATGAGCTTGATCGTGATGGGCTGACGGCCATTTCATCTTATAAAACAGTCATGACCGGCAGTCATCCCGAATACCACACGGCCAGCATGATTGATGCACTGAAAGAGTACCGGGATGATGGAGGCAGACTGATCTATCTTGGCGGTAACGGATTTTACTGGCGTATTGTCCGCCATAGTGAAGATCCTTCACTCATTGAAATCAGACGCTCCGAAGATGGGCTCAGGGCCTGGGCCGCCGAGCCCGGTGAATATTACAACGCCTTTGATGGCAGCTATGGCGGCCTCTGGCGACGCAATGGCAGGCCACCGCAACAGCTGGTCGGTATTGGTTTCACCGCCCAGGGAAATTTTGTCGGCATGCCCTATAAGAGGACCTGCTTTGATCCGGAATTCGACTGGGTTTTCGACGGCATTGAAACAGATACGCTGGGAGATTTCGGCTTCAGCGGCCATGGTGCCGCCGGATTTGAACTTGATCGCGTTGATGAGAACCTCGATGAAGGCGAAAACATCACTGTTCTGGCTCAATCCTTTGACAGGGATAAGAGGTTTATTCTGGTGCCGGAAGAAGTGCTGACCCATCTGACCAATCTCTCGGGCGGGCCTGAAGATGAGGTCAGGCGTGCCGATATGGTCTATTTCAAAACAGCTTCTGGTGGCGAGGTCTTCGGCGTCGGCTCCATCACCTTCTGCGGGTCCCTGCCATGGAACAATTTTGAAAACAATATTTCAACACTGCTGGCCAACGTGATCCGAAAATTCAGATCTGGCTGA